A genomic stretch from Nocardia wallacei includes:
- a CDS encoding LamB/YcsF family protein codes for MMDLNSDLGEGFGAWSMGDDAALLDIVTSANIACGFHAGDPAIMRHTCELAVARGVRIGAHISYRDLAGFGRRAMAVPPPELSDECLYQIGALDAFARAAGDRVRYVKPHGALYHAASADREVADAVVRALTRYGGLGLLGLPGSRLAAAAAAAGIAFYAEGFADRAYTPAGDLVARGTPGSVLGEHAALAQAISIAVHGETRDVDGDPVAVPAASLCVHGDSPGAVAMARSIRDALAAKGIEVEAFS; via the coding sequence ATGATGGATCTCAACAGCGATCTGGGCGAGGGCTTCGGCGCCTGGTCGATGGGTGACGACGCGGCCCTGCTGGACATCGTCACCAGCGCCAACATCGCCTGCGGCTTCCACGCGGGCGACCCCGCGATCATGCGGCACACCTGCGAGCTGGCCGTGGCCCGCGGGGTGCGGATCGGCGCGCACATCTCCTATCGGGATCTGGCCGGTTTCGGGCGGCGGGCGATGGCGGTGCCGCCGCCCGAACTGTCCGACGAATGCCTGTACCAGATCGGCGCGCTGGACGCCTTCGCGCGGGCGGCGGGGGACCGGGTTCGCTACGTCAAGCCGCACGGCGCGCTGTACCACGCGGCGTCGGCGGACCGCGAGGTCGCCGACGCGGTGGTGCGGGCGCTGACCCGCTACGGCGGTCTCGGTCTGCTGGGCCTGCCCGGTTCGCGGCTGGCCGCGGCCGCGGCGGCGGCCGGAATCGCCTTCTACGCCGAGGGTTTCGCCGACCGGGCCTACACACCGGCCGGTGACCTGGTCGCGCGCGGCACGCCGGGCAGCGTGCTCGGCGAGCACGCCGCACTGGCGCAAGCGATCTCGATCGCCGTACACGGTGAGACCCGCGATGTCGACGGCGATCCGGTGGCCGTCCCGGCCGCGAGCCTGTGCGTGCACGGTGACTCGCCGGGCGCGGTGGCGATGGCACGTTCCATCCGGGATGCGCTGGCGGCCAAGGGTATCGAGGTCGAGGCGTTCTCGTGA
- a CDS encoding 5-oxoprolinase subunit B family protein — protein MSGLDIRPAGDRALLLIPAPGTLAGLVDELRRHPVEGVRDQVPAAETVLVTLDPRARVEAVEARLRQLAEAVAAGAGEAAADPERVLVPVRYDGADLAETAALLGISEEELISRHTGSAWRCAFLGFAPGFGYLESADSDLSVPRRESSRTAVPAGSVALAGGYSAVYPRSTPGGWRIIGTTEVRMWDPRRPEPALLRPGARVRFVREGT, from the coding sequence GTGAGCGGGCTGGACATCCGGCCCGCGGGCGACCGGGCGCTGCTGCTGATCCCCGCGCCGGGCACCCTGGCCGGACTGGTGGACGAACTGCGCCGCCACCCCGTCGAGGGCGTGCGCGACCAGGTGCCCGCGGCCGAAACCGTGCTCGTCACCCTGGATCCGCGGGCGCGGGTGGAGGCGGTCGAGGCGCGGTTGCGGCAACTGGCCGAGGCGGTTGCGGCGGGCGCGGGCGAGGCCGCCGCCGATCCGGAGCGGGTGCTCGTCCCGGTCCGCTACGACGGAGCCGATCTGGCGGAAACGGCTGCGCTGCTGGGTATTTCGGAGGAGGAGCTGATCTCCCGGCACACCGGGTCGGCCTGGCGGTGCGCGTTCCTCGGCTTCGCCCCCGGGTTCGGTTATCTGGAGTCGGCGGACTCGGATCTGTCGGTGCCGCGCCGGGAGAGCTCCCGCACCGCCGTGCCCGCCGGGTCGGTCGCCCTGGCCGGGGGCTACAGCGCCGTCTACCCGCGCAGCACGCCGGGCGGCTGGCGCATCATCGGCACCACGGAGGTGCGGATGTGGGACCCGCGGCGCCCGGAACCGGCGCTGCTGCGTCCCGGCGCCCGCGTCCGGTTCGTCCGGGAGGGCACGTGA
- a CDS encoding biotin-dependent carboxyltransferase family protein, with the protein MAALRVVAPGLLSTIQDLGRPGWFHAGVGVSGAADRRSFALANRLVGNPESAAAIECALGGLRVEFAEPAVVAVTGAPAPLTVDGRPEAHASVLFLAEGQRLELGIAAAGLRCYVAVRGGIDVPPVLGSRSRDTLAGLGPEPLVAGDVLPIGPPPRGWPSVEVAPVPPMTTGPVTARVRLGPRDDWFRRPADLFAGCWQVSSDTDRVGVRLDRASGPPLTRIDNAELPTEGMPLGAIQVPPSGQPVVFLADHPVTGGYPVVGTVLDADVDLLAQVRPGQRVRLRPWTL; encoded by the coding sequence GTGGCGGCCCTGCGGGTGGTCGCGCCGGGGCTGCTGAGCACGATCCAGGACCTCGGCCGCCCGGGCTGGTTCCATGCCGGGGTCGGGGTGTCGGGTGCGGCGGACCGGCGGTCGTTCGCGCTGGCGAATCGGCTCGTCGGCAACCCGGAGTCGGCGGCGGCGATCGAATGCGCGCTCGGCGGGCTGCGGGTGGAGTTCGCGGAACCCGCGGTGGTCGCGGTGACGGGTGCGCCCGCGCCGCTGACCGTCGACGGCCGCCCGGAGGCGCACGCGTCGGTGCTGTTCCTGGCCGAGGGGCAGCGGCTGGAGTTGGGTATCGCGGCGGCGGGATTGCGGTGCTATGTGGCGGTGCGCGGCGGCATCGACGTGCCGCCGGTGCTCGGCTCGCGCAGTCGCGACACGCTGGCCGGACTCGGCCCGGAGCCCCTGGTCGCCGGGGATGTGCTGCCGATCGGCCCGCCGCCGCGCGGGTGGCCGTCGGTGGAGGTGGCGCCGGTGCCCCCGATGACCACCGGCCCGGTCACCGCGCGGGTGCGCCTCGGTCCCCGCGACGACTGGTTCCGCCGCCCCGCCGATCTGTTCGCCGGGTGCTGGCAGGTCTCCTCCGACACCGACCGGGTCGGCGTGCGGCTCGACCGCGCGAGCGGCCCGCCGCTGACCCGGATCGATAACGCCGAACTGCCGACGGAGGGCATGCCGCTGGGCGCGATCCAGGTCCCGCCGTCCGGGCAGCCGGTGGTGTTCCTCGCCGACCACCCCGTCACCGGCGGCTACCCGGTGGTGGGCACGGTGCTCGACGCCGACGTCGACCTGCTGGCGCAGGTGCGGCCGGGGCAGCGGGTGCGGCTGCGGCCGTGGACGCTGTAG
- a CDS encoding nitroreductase family deazaflavin-dependent oxidoreductase: protein MPLPHALARFNRRVTNRVAGLVAGRAPGLAVVVHRGRSSGRRYRTPVTVFARDGVYRVALTYGREVDWLKNILAAGEFELEINGRTETVRAPVVRHDPKASWAPPGVRQALSALGAEFYVEAPRA from the coding sequence ATGCCGTTGCCGCACGCGCTCGCGAGATTCAACCGGCGGGTCACCAACCGGGTCGCGGGCCTGGTCGCCGGGCGCGCGCCCGGGCTGGCCGTCGTGGTGCATCGCGGGCGCAGTTCGGGACGACGGTACCGGACCCCGGTCACCGTGTTCGCGCGGGACGGCGTCTATCGCGTCGCGCTCACCTACGGCCGCGAGGTGGACTGGCTGAAGAACATCCTGGCCGCAGGGGAATTCGAGCTGGAGATCAACGGGCGCACCGAGACCGTCCGGGCGCCGGTGGTGCGGCACGATCCGAAGGCGAGCTGGGCGCCGCCCGGCGTGCGGCAGGCGCTGAGCGCGCTGGGCGCCGAATTCTACGTCGAGGCGCCGCGCGCCTGA
- a CDS encoding alpha/beta fold hydrolase, giving the protein MARAFRWMVGVVVGAMLAGVPGAAVVAELEAPDWFSRQRPDWRECGREDLDATGTECATVRVPLDYTRPFGRTLSIAVSRVRATDPDRRRGVLVSNPGGPGAAGLDSVGLLGDVLSPDVRAQYDLIGMDPRGVGRSDGGHPCGWPVGEMVRSAGVNLAGFLRDTGAAAAMATDCVAGDPELARQLTTRNTARDIDVLRAALGERTISYFGVSYGTYLGAVYTQLFPQHTDRVVLDSAIDPGRYWSGLVRDWGPADEAALDDWAGWAAARDDAYRFGDTPQLVRRTVEDLLATAARQPIVLDGFRIDDHWLPFILHNMLNNFRSNEALADTVREIADAADRPPATARGPRLAATLSALREGENSELAFIACGDAPAPTDPQWYWDGIESTRATQPVFGAMANNIQPCAFWPRPAEPATEVRNAVPALILQATGDPRTPYEHGVRLHRDLTASRLATLRDVRIHMTFRPDLSSCIDDAVNAYYGAGILPATDLVCAADRANP; this is encoded by the coding sequence GTGGCGAGGGCTTTTCGGTGGATGGTCGGCGTAGTGGTGGGGGCGATGCTGGCGGGGGTGCCGGGGGCGGCGGTGGTGGCGGAACTCGAGGCGCCGGACTGGTTCTCTCGGCAGCGCCCGGACTGGCGGGAATGCGGGCGGGAGGATCTCGACGCCACCGGGACCGAGTGCGCGACCGTGCGGGTGCCGCTGGACTACACGCGGCCGTTCGGGCGCACCTTGTCGATCGCCGTATCCCGCGTTCGCGCGACCGATCCGGACCGGCGGCGCGGCGTGCTGGTGTCGAATCCGGGCGGTCCCGGCGCGGCCGGACTGGATTCGGTGGGTCTGCTCGGTGATGTGCTCAGCCCGGACGTGCGGGCGCAGTACGACCTCATCGGGATGGATCCGCGCGGCGTCGGCCGCTCGGACGGCGGTCATCCGTGCGGCTGGCCGGTCGGTGAGATGGTGCGCTCGGCGGGCGTGAACCTCGCGGGCTTCCTGCGCGACACCGGCGCCGCGGCGGCCATGGCCACCGACTGCGTGGCCGGTGATCCCGAACTCGCCCGGCAGCTCACCACCCGCAACACCGCGCGGGACATCGACGTGCTGCGCGCCGCGCTCGGCGAGCGCACCATCAGCTATTTCGGCGTCTCCTACGGCACCTATCTCGGCGCGGTCTACACCCAGCTGTTCCCGCAGCACACCGACCGCGTCGTGCTCGACAGCGCGATTGATCCCGGCAGGTATTGGTCGGGGCTGGTGCGGGATTGGGGCCCGGCCGACGAAGCCGCGCTCGACGACTGGGCCGGCTGGGCCGCCGCCCGCGACGACGCCTACCGGTTCGGCGACACCCCGCAACTGGTGCGGCGGACCGTCGAGGATCTGCTCGCGACCGCGGCCCGGCAACCCATCGTCCTCGACGGTTTCCGCATCGACGACCACTGGCTGCCGTTCATCCTGCACAACATGCTCAACAACTTCCGCTCCAACGAGGCACTCGCCGACACGGTCCGCGAGATCGCCGACGCCGCCGACCGCCCGCCCGCCACCGCGCGCGGCCCGCGGCTCGCGGCGACCCTGTCCGCGCTGCGCGAGGGTGAGAATTCCGAACTGGCCTTCATCGCCTGCGGCGACGCCCCCGCACCGACGGACCCGCAATGGTATTGGGACGGCATCGAATCCACCCGCGCGACCCAGCCGGTATTCGGCGCCATGGCCAACAACATTCAGCCGTGCGCGTTCTGGCCCCGCCCCGCCGAACCCGCGACCGAGGTGCGCAACGCGGTGCCCGCGCTGATCCTGCAAGCCACCGGAGATCCCCGCACCCCGTACGAGCACGGCGTCCGGCTGCACCGCGACCTGACCGCGTCCCGGCTGGCCACCTTGCGTGACGTCCGCATCCACATGACCTTCCGGCCGGATCTGAGCAGCTGCATCGACGACGCGGTCAACGCCTACTACGGCGCCGGGATCCTCCCCGCCACCGACCTCGTCTGCGCCGCCGACCGGGCGAACCCGTAG